In Podospora pseudopauciseta strain CBS 411.78 chromosome 3, whole genome shotgun sequence, one genomic interval encodes:
- a CDS encoding hypothetical protein (EggNog:ENOG503NXTB), whose amino-acid sequence MAASKYNTLPAGQADDDTPDQHGQRPPFSPDSFASRLSPTSQSTSTSLASPTQSPNPMAHASLAEKTFTPLSMNESDYLSDHSATDRLLRKKSSFSLEHESMLSTSNTSRGETFLQVGSAIGRSNSVSSTSSATAAGRGVTVVSSMVQSFEALHAAVVEKERELAAKKSSASLRPSLGPVSRTTSPAPNADLTDASQHQHQHQQHLGSSLGGAVGATDTTIVPQTTAACSNPDPPAQNAKAAPESPICSPISVTAQTPLIRPTPSTIPSPTTSIESPLPRTSSTASISLTHPTPDLNKRSQSGAYLGNIAALEATAERLSMTSSIEVAIREEHNELKRSESRKSSILQRARGTSAGSESGSALHLGSRKNSVVETNNAARFGGYVMSPQHSLSGASARLRAGSKASSSGLPAPESVALSSSLDNGEDFLFMSRSGPGKASTRSAASKLSLAEIAELEHPTALTRDAMDRADLGVPDNDEEEERRILASAHQYIEPEFADEGEGARTPQNENQTFLDDPAPRLQLHQPDQYSQYWDQNNDQARRPTTAASVTTFDQAQTAFGDFDGVHCDPEADQFVPHQEPELPPPRSQQQPQHHGINTSLGPRPTSYFDPSTGQQMLYYPAPVPAMLNLPPKLSKKPKAGPRTTRRSQVMSAMPMVTTRESRVWLPDPTHTVGGGSQHNVPLMPELLGGDYAPQTSNADELAPPQAPALASGHSRHASEASTIHPAAPVVEEQREFRRPQRLTDNRKSRATVLDGLPPQLRASAFFELPSTHLPKIEVKDGSAMATLDSILDASAAAPVSAFTDHAFAGALGDEVYGTEKKRKLKKPLKKSDAEPVEEVVAKPKRKTLVKRNSSSALLDYENEPKKRSSRFSLFPSRDDDDDSDDDDDDERIRRNGDRSPGDGPLQSPNPLAPGADEESSEQSSDESSENERSVYRGPPTTLLAELQIRKRQNQQRVKDGTQLPRGQHGTTLLELDAVAQVEQKTRKGKRVNLAWEDPSANPYQGSDMDDEDVPLGMLALAKATGDGTNRSTMDIGALMSEVNRPLGLMERREIEDNEPLSRRRERLQGRDSGHVPLSLDLIQKRMSHMPLTQTNGAPIGLMGMRSQSRLNLQLPQEERPVSMMGANADESDPEVEGETLAARKARLAAENLLPRTRPVSGMFSAELLSQFGGADEEAADAKSKGVSNEAAAVVDVPEEEETLGQRRRRLQAEREAREREMAAGGGIYPPRAATPVGLFPSVSGLQANPQARPLSMANMLGAHPIDTPMGHMNPLEQARLNREAEAMRVQQEQELRMAALRAQMPTSLVAVSSGGRSGGYMNGMFNNGMGGHAVGQAGAAGMSLGYGNGSNLSLLTPQQPMMHGGGIPMNGVYGGGYGMQVPGQVGQVGQVDMVERWRQGVLP is encoded by the coding sequence ATGGCGGCGTCAAAATATAACACTCTGCCGGCCGGCCAGGCTGATGACGACACGCCTGATCAACACGGCCAGCGCCCGCCGTTTTCCCCAGATTCCTTCGCCTCGCGCCTCTCGCCAACGTCGCAGTCCACCTCGACCAGCCTGGCCTCGCCCACCCAGTCGCCCAATCCCATGGCCCATGCGAGCTTGGCCGAAAAGACGTTTACTCCCCTCTCCATGAACGAAAGCGATTACCTGTCGGACCACTCGGCCACCGACCGCCTGCTGAGAAAAAAGTCGTCCTTCTCCCTCGAACACGAATCGATGCTGAGCACCTCCAACACTTCCAGAGGCGAAACGTTTCTGCAGGTGGGCAGTGCCATTGGCAGAAGCAACAGTGTCAGCAGCACGTCCAGTGCCACGGCAGCTGGCCGGGGCGTGACGGTTGTCAGCTCCATGGTCCAATCGTTTGAAGCCCTGCACGCGGCAGTGGTTGAGAAAGAACGAGAACTGGCGGCCAAAAAGAGCAGTGCCAGTCTTCGCCCGTCTCTCGGTCCGGTGTCAAGGACAACATCGCCAGCTCCAAATGCAGACCTGACAGACGCaagccagcaccagcaccagcaccagcaacacctGGGGTCCAGTCTTGGCGGGGCTGTTGGCGCCACCGATACGACCATCGTGCCGCAGACAACCGCTGCATGCTCAAATCCCGACCCCCCAGCGCAAAATGCGAAGGCCGCCCCTGAGTCCCCGATCTGCTCCCCGATTTCAGTGACGGCCCAGACGCCCCTGATCCGACCGACTCCCTCGACAAttccttctcccaccacctcgaTCGAATCGCCATTGCCCCGAACCTCTTCCACCGCGAGCATCAGCCTGACACACCCCACCCCAGACCTCAACAAGCGATCGCAGTCGGGCGCCTACCTCGGCAACATTGCCGCCCTCGAAGCCACGGCCGAGCGCCTGTCCATGACCAGTTCCATCGAAGTCGCCATTCGCGAAGAGCACAACGAGCTCAAGCGGTCCGAGAGTCGGAAGTCGTCGATTCTTCAACGTGCGAGGGGTACCTCAGCTGGTTCTGAGTCTGGTTCGGCATTGCATCTCGGAAGCAGAAAGAACTCGGTGGTGGAAACGAACAACGCAGCCCGTTTTGGCGGTTATGTCATGAGTCCCCAACATTCCTTGTCTGGCGCGTCGGCCCGTCTCCGCGCTGGCAGCAAGGCCAGCTCCAGTGGCTTGCCAGCTCCGGAGTCCGTTGCGCTTTCGTCTAGCCTGGACAACGGCGAGGACTTTCTATTCATGTCTCGGAGTGGACCAGGAAAAGCGTCAACGAGAAGTGCAGCCAGCAAGCTGTCCCTTGCCGAGATTGCCGAACTGGAACACCCAACAGCCCTGACGCGGGATGCCATGGACCGAGCCGACCTGGGAGTGCCGGacaacgacgaggaggaggagaggcgcATACTAGCGAGTGCCCACCAATATATCGAGCCAGAGTTTGCcgatgagggggaaggagcgCGCACACCCCAGAATGAGAACCAAACCTTTCTGGATGATCCCGCCCCGCGGCTGCAGCTCCACCAGCCCGACCAGTACTCGCAGTATTGGGACCAGAATAATGACCAGGCGAGAAGACCAACGACGGCCGCTTCCGTTACCACGTTTGATCAAGCTCAGACAGCGTTTGGTGACTTTGACGGCGTCCACTGTGACCCCGAAGCCGACCAGTTTGTGCCTCACCAGGAGCCTGAGCTGCCTCCGCCTCGgtcacaacagcaaccgcaGCACCATGGCATCAACACTTCGTTGGGGCCCCGCCCGACATCGTACTTTGACCCATCTACCGGGCAGCAGATGCTCTACTACCCAGCTCCGGTCCCCGCCATGCTCAATCTGCCACCAAAGCTGTCCAAAAAGCCCAAGGCGGGACCCAGAACCACGAGGCGGTCCCAGGTTATGAGTGCGATGCCGATGGTGACAACGCGGGAATCACGAGTGTGGCTTCCTGATCCGACTCATACTGTGGGCGGAGGTAGCCAGCACAACGTGCCCCTCATGCCGGAACTCCTGGGCGGAGATTACGCTCCCCAGACATCAAATGCCGACGAGCTGGCGCCACCACAAGCGCCCGCCCTTGCTTCGGGCCACTCCAGGCACGCGTCCGAGGCGAGCACCATCCATCCGGCTGCCCCTGTTGTGGAAGAGCAACGAGAATTCCGTCGTCCTCAACGCTTGACCGACAACCGCAAATCCCGGGCGACTGTATTGGACGGCTTGCCACCGCAGCTCCGTGCAAGCGCCTTTTTCGAGCTGCCCTCTACCCATCTCCCCAAGATTGAGGTCAAGGACGGATCTGCCATGGCGACGCTCGACAGTATCCTCGACGCCTCGGCCGCTGCGCCCGTCAGCGCTTTTACCGACCACGCCTTTGCCGGGGCCTTGGGTGATGAGGTGTATGGGACTGAGAAGAAGCGCAAATTAAAGAAGCCGCTCAAGAAGTCCGACGCAGAgcctgtggaggaggtggtggccaAGCCAAAACGAAAGACACTTGTCAAAAGGAACTCGAGCTCGGCTCTGCTTGACTACGAGAACGAACCGAAGAAGAGATCTAGTCGGTTTTCCCTTTTCCCGAGCagagacgatgacgacgacagcgatgacgatgacgatgacgagcgGATCAGACGAAATGGTGATCGTTCACCCGGCGATGGCCCTCTGCAGtctcccaaccccctcgcCCCGGGTGCCGACGAAGAGTCCAGTGAACAATCCAGCGACGAGTCTAGTGAGAACGAAAGGTCTGTCTACAGAGGCCCACCCACGACGCTGCTCGCAGAGTTGCAGATCCGGAAGCGCCAGAATCAGCAGCGAGTCAAGGACGGCACCCAGCTTCCCCGCGGCCAGCACGGCACCACTCTTCTTGAACTGGACGCTGTTGCTCAGGTGGAACAGAAGACCAGGAAGGGCAAGCGTGTTAATCTCGCCTGGGAGGACCCAAGCGCCAATCCGTATCAAGGCTCCGACatggacgacgaggacgtgCCGCTGGGCATGCTGGCGCTTGCCAAGGCCACTGGTGACGGAACCAACAGGTCAACCATGGACATTGGCGCTCTCATGAGCGAGGTGAATCGCCCCCTTGGCTTGATGGAGCGTCGGGAAATCGAAGACAACGAGCCCCTCAGTCGCCGCCGCGAGAGGTTGCAGGGCAGAGACAGCGGCCATGTTCCGTTGTCTCTGGACCTTATTCAGAAGCGAATGAGCCACATGCCGCTCACACAAACAAACGGCGCTCCCATTGGGTTGATGGGTATGCGATCCCAGTCGAGGCTCAATCTTCAGCTTCCCCAAGAAGAACGACCAGTCTCCATGATGGGCGCCAACGCAGACGAGAGTGATCctgaggtggagggggagacgCTGGCTGCCCGCAAAGCACGACTGGCAGCCGAAAACCTTTTGCCGCGCACCCGTCCTGTCAGCGGCATGTTCTCGGCCGAGCTTCTCAGCCAGTTTGGCGGCGCCgacgaggaggctgccgacGCCAAGAGCAAAGGAGTGAGCAATGAGGCTgccgcggtggtggatgtgcccgaggaagaagagacgTTGGGCCAGCGAAGACGCAGACTACAAGCCGAGAGAGAGGCACGGGAGCGCGAGATGGCTGCTGGAGGCGGCATATATCCACCTCGTGCTGCTACGCCCGTTGGACTTTTCCCAAGCGTGAGCGGCCTGCAAGCCAACCCTCAAGCCCGCCCGCTCTCCATGGCCAACATGCTTGGTGCTCATCCCATCGATACCCCCATGGGTCACATGAACCCCCTCGAGCAAGCGCGCCTGAACCGGGAGGCCGAAGCAATGAGGGTGCAGCAGGAGCAAGAACTCCGAATGGCAGCGCTCCGAGCTCAGATGCCCACAAGTCTGGTTGCCGTCTCGTCTGGGGGCAGGAGTGGCGGATACATGAATGGCATGTTCAACAACGGAATGGGGGGGCACGCTGTGGGCCAGGCCGGCGCTGCTGGGATGAGCCTAGGCTacggcaacggcagcaacCTGAGCTTGCTGACGCCGCAACAACCAATGATGCATGGTGGTGGCATTCCGATGAATGGTGTTTATGGGGGTGGATACGGGATGCAAGTACCTGGCCAAGTGGGCCAAGTGGGACAGGTTGATATGGTGGAGCGCTGGCGGCAAGGCGTGTTGCCGTGA